The Colius striatus isolate bColStr4 chromosome 24, bColStr4.1.hap1, whole genome shotgun sequence genome includes a window with the following:
- the PPT1 gene encoding palmitoyl-protein thioesterase 1 isoform X3, protein MAAPRLLPAHTGPAALPADLPHRRPHGPRPGRAPLRADGGGCSRHGRAAARGRHHSPPWRGRGRDGAAPPRGLMGRREPRRRLVARSARGRLPGNGAERARPLWPWGARGRPSAASAPGDSCCNPQSMGYIKRIVEKKIPGIYVLSLKIGNNLVQDVENSFFMNVNDQVREVCRQLAGDPRLKGGYNAMGFSQGGQFLLVQAEYWHDPLKEEDYRKNSIFLADINQERGINETYKKNLMALKKFVMVKFLNDTMVDPPISEWFGFYKSGQAKETVPLQETVLYTEDRLGLQQMDKAGKLVFLGVKGDHLHFSEEWFYTTILPFLQ, encoded by the exons ATGGCGGCCCCCCGCCTCCTTCCTGCCCACACCGGCCCCGCAGCTCTCCCTGCCGACCTCCCGCACCGCCGCCCGCACGGGCCGCGTCCCGGCCGGGCCCCGCTAAGGGCGGATGGCGGCGGATGCAGCCGGCACGGCCGGGCCGCGGCCCGCGGCCGCCACCACTCACCGCCATGGCGGGGGCGGGGAAGAGAcggcgccgcgccgccgcgggGCCTTATGGGGCGGCGCGAGCCACGGCGCCGCCTGGTGGCGCGGAGCGCGCGCGGCCGGTTGCCGGGTAACGGCGCGGAGCGCGCGCGGCCGCTTTGGCCCTGGGGCGCGCGGGGACGGCCCTCGGCCGCCTCGGCACCGG GAGACAGCTGCTGCAACCCACAGAGCATGGGCTACATCAAGAGAATAGTGGAGAAGAAGATACCGGGGATTTACGTTCTGTCTCTCAAGATCGGAAACAACCTGGTTCAG GATGTGGAGAACAGCTTCTTCATGAACGTGAACGACCAAGTGAGAGAGGtgtgcaggcagctggcagGGGACCCACGCCTGAAGGGAGGCTACAACGCCATGGGCTTCTCCCAGGGAGGACAGTTCCT cttGGTACAAGCAGAGTATTGGCATGACCCCCTGAAGGAGGAGGACTACAGGAAAAACAGCATCTTTTTGGCTGACATCAATCAGGAGAGG GGCATCAATGAGACATACAAGAAAAACCTGATGGCTCTGAAGAAGTTTGTGATGGTGAAGTTCCTCAACGACACCATGGTCGACCCCCCGATCTCTGAG tggtttgggttttaCAAGAGTGGCCAAGCCAAGGAGACCGTCCCGCTGCAGGAGACTGTGCTGTACACAGAG gatcgcctggggctgcagcagatgGACAAAGCAGGAAAGCTGGTGTTCCTGGGGGTGAAAGGGGATCACCTCCACTTCTCAGAAGAGTGGTTTTACACCACTATCCTCCCCTTCCTGCAGTGA
- the CAP1 gene encoding adenylyl cyclase-associated protein 1 yields the protein MERLVERLEVAVERLETMYQGPGPQGNGSSKGLAQYVQAFDALLAGPVAEYIKISKEIGGDVQKHAEMVHAALMSERALLVTASQRQQPTEGAFSSLLKPISEHIQLVQSFREKNRGSKLFNHLSAVSESIPALGWVAMAPKPCPYVKEMTDAAMFYTNRILKEYKDVDKKQVDWVKAYLSIWTELQAYIKEYHTTGLTWSKTGPVATEVGKSAPAGPAPPPPGPPPPPAPASSSSACDEAASRSALFAQINRGEGITSGLRHVSDDMKTHKNPALKNQGGPVRSGPKPFTAPKPACNANPSPKTSPKAPALLELEGKKWRVENQENATNLVISDTELKQVAYVFKCTNSTLQIKGKINSITLDNCKKLGLVFDDVVGIVEIINSRDIKVQVMGKVPTISINKTDGCHVYLSKGSLDCEIVSAKSSEMNVLIPADGGDFTEFPVPEQFKTVWNGQKLVTTVTEIAG from the exons ATGGAGAGGCTGGTGGAGCGGCTGGAGGTGGCCGTGGAGCGCCTGGAGACCATGTACCAAGGGCCTGGCCCCCAGGGGAACGGCTCCTCCAAAG ggctggctcAGTACGTGCAGGCCTTTGATGCCCTTCTGGCTGGCCCAGTGGCTGAATACATCAAGATCAGCAAAGAAATTGGTGGAGATGTGCAGAAGCAT GCTGAGATGGTTCATGCAGCCTTGATGAGTGAGAGGGCTCTTCTGGTGACAGCATCTCAGCGTCAGCAGCCAACAGAG GGCGCCTTCTCATCGCTGCTCAAACCCATCTCGGAGCACATCCAGCTGGTGCAGAGCTTCAGGGAGAAGAACAGGGGCAGCAAACTGTTCAACCACTTATCAGCAGTCAGCGAgagcatcccagccctgggctgggtggcCATG GCCCCAAAGCCCTGTCCTTACGTGAAGGAGATGACTGATGCTGCCATGTTCTACACCAACCGTATCCTCAAGGAGTACAAGGACGT AGATAAAAAGCAAGTGGACTGGGTGAAAGCTTACCTGAGTATCTGGACGGAGCTGCAGGCCTATATCAAAGAGTATCACACCACGGGGCTGACTTGGAGCAAAACA GGTCCTGTAGCGACAGAGGTGGGTAAATCGGCACCAGccgggcccgccccgcccccgccgggccccccgccccctcccgcccccgcCAGCTCCAGCTCCGCCTGCGACGAGGCCGCGTCCCGCTCTGCCCTCTTCGCACAGATCAACCGGGGAGAAGGCATCACCTCGG GCTTAAGACATGTTTCAGATGACATGAAGACCCACAAGAACCCGGCACTGAAGAACCAAGGGGGTCCTGTGAGAAGTGGACCCAAACCTTTCACTGCTCCCAAGCCAGCCTGCAATGCCAATCCCTCCCCAAAAACCTCTCCAAAGGCACCTGCCTTGCTAGAGTTAGAGGGCAAGAAGTGGCGAGTG GAAAACCAGGAGAACGCCACCAACCTGGTGATCAGCGACACGGAGCTGAAGCAGGTAGCATACGTGTTCAAGTGCACAAACAGCACACTCCAGATCAAGGGCAAGATCAACTCCATCACCCTGG ATAACTGTAAGAAGCTGGGGCTGGTGTTTGATGACGTGGTAGGCATCGTGGAGATCATCAACAGCAGGGACATTAAAGTCCAG GTGATGGGTAAAGTGCCAACGATTTCCATCAACAAGACAGATGGCTGCCACGTGTACCTGAGCAAGGGCTCCCTCGACTGCGAGATCGTCAGTGCCAAGTCGTCCGAGATGAATGTGCTCATTCCCGCGGACGGGGGGGACTTT ACTGAATTCCCCGTCCCAGAACAGTTCAAGACAGTGTGGAACGGTCAGAAGTTGGTCACCACTGTGACGGAAATTGCCGGCTAA
- the PPT1 gene encoding palmitoyl-protein thioesterase 1 isoform X4 — protein MCAGKMAARRAAGVCAVLCAVLCAGLCAGLCAAAAAPLVIWHGMGDSCCNPQSMGYIKRIVEKKIPGIYVLSLKIGNNLVQDVENSFFMNVNDQVREVCRQLAGDPRLKGGYNAMGFSQGGQFLRAVAQRCPSPPMLTLISVGGQHQGVFGFPRCPGESSHVCDWIRRALALGAYTPAVQEHLVQAEYWHDPLKEEDYRKNSIFLADINQERGINETYKKNLMALKKFVMVKFLNDTMVDPPISEWFGFYKSGQAKETVPLQETVLYTEDRLGLQQMDKAGKLVFLGVKGDHLHFSEEWFYTTILPFLQ, from the exons ATGTGTGCGGGCAAGATGGCGGCGCGGCGGGCCGCGGGGGTGTGCGCGGTGCTGTGCGCGGTGCTGTGCGCGGGGCTGTGCGCGGGGCTgtgcgccgccgccgccgcgccgctgGTGATCTGGCACGGCATGG GAGACAGCTGCTGCAACCCACAGAGCATGGGCTACATCAAGAGAATAGTGGAGAAGAAGATACCGGGGATTTACGTTCTGTCTCTCAAGATCGGAAACAACCTGGTTCAG GATGTGGAGAACAGCTTCTTCATGAACGTGAACGACCAAGTGAGAGAGGtgtgcaggcagctggcagGGGACCCACGCCTGAAGGGAGGCTACAACGCCATGGGCTTCTCCCAGGGAGGACAGTTCCT gcGGGCAGTGGCCCAGAGGTGCCCTTCTCCCCCCATGCTCACCCTGATCTCTGTGGGAGGGCAGCACCAAG GGGTGTTTGGCTTCCCGCGCTGTCCCGGCGAGAGCTCCCACGTGTGCGACTGGATCCGCCGGGCGCTGGCCCTGGGCGCCTACACCCCGGCCGTGCAGGAGCA cttGGTACAAGCAGAGTATTGGCATGACCCCCTGAAGGAGGAGGACTACAGGAAAAACAGCATCTTTTTGGCTGACATCAATCAGGAGAGG GGCATCAATGAGACATACAAGAAAAACCTGATGGCTCTGAAGAAGTTTGTGATGGTGAAGTTCCTCAACGACACCATGGTCGACCCCCCGATCTCTGAG tggtttgggttttaCAAGAGTGGCCAAGCCAAGGAGACCGTCCCGCTGCAGGAGACTGTGCTGTACACAGAG gatcgcctggggctgcagcagatgGACAAAGCAGGAAAGCTGGTGTTCCTGGGGGTGAAAGGGGATCACCTCCACTTCTCAGAAGAGTGGTTTTACACCACTATCCTCCCCTTCCTGCAGTGA
- the PPT1 gene encoding palmitoyl-protein thioesterase 1 isoform X5, translating to MGYIKRIVEKKIPGIYVLSLKIGNNLVQDVENSFFMNVNDQVREVCRQLAGDPRLKGGYNAMGFSQGGQFLRAVAQRCPSPPMLTLISVGGQHQGVFGFPRCPGESSHVCDWIRRALALGAYTPAVQEHLVQAEYWHDPLKEEDYRKNSIFLADINQERGINETYKKNLMALKKFVMVKFLNDTMVDPPISEWFGFYKSGQAKETVPLQETVLYTEDRLGLQQMDKAGKLVFLGVKGDHLHFSEEWFYTTILPFLQ from the exons ATGGGCTACATCAAGAGAATAGTGGAGAAGAAGATACCGGGGATTTACGTTCTGTCTCTCAAGATCGGAAACAACCTGGTTCAG GATGTGGAGAACAGCTTCTTCATGAACGTGAACGACCAAGTGAGAGAGGtgtgcaggcagctggcagGGGACCCACGCCTGAAGGGAGGCTACAACGCCATGGGCTTCTCCCAGGGAGGACAGTTCCT gcGGGCAGTGGCCCAGAGGTGCCCTTCTCCCCCCATGCTCACCCTGATCTCTGTGGGAGGGCAGCACCAAG GGGTGTTTGGCTTCCCGCGCTGTCCCGGCGAGAGCTCCCACGTGTGCGACTGGATCCGCCGGGCGCTGGCCCTGGGCGCCTACACCCCGGCCGTGCAGGAGCA cttGGTACAAGCAGAGTATTGGCATGACCCCCTGAAGGAGGAGGACTACAGGAAAAACAGCATCTTTTTGGCTGACATCAATCAGGAGAGG GGCATCAATGAGACATACAAGAAAAACCTGATGGCTCTGAAGAAGTTTGTGATGGTGAAGTTCCTCAACGACACCATGGTCGACCCCCCGATCTCTGAG tggtttgggttttaCAAGAGTGGCCAAGCCAAGGAGACCGTCCCGCTGCAGGAGACTGTGCTGTACACAGAG gatcgcctggggctgcagcagatgGACAAAGCAGGAAAGCTGGTGTTCCTGGGGGTGAAAGGGGATCACCTCCACTTCTCAGAAGAGTGGTTTTACACCACTATCCTCCCCTTCCTGCAGTGA
- the PPT1 gene encoding palmitoyl-protein thioesterase 1 isoform X1 → MAAPRLLPAHTGPAALPADLPHRRPHGPRPGRAPLRADGGGCSRHGRAAARGRHHSPPWRGRGRDGAAPPRGLMGRREPRRRLVARSARGRLPGNGAERARPLWPWGARGRPSAASAPGDSCCNPQSMGYIKRIVEKKIPGIYVLSLKIGNNLVQDVENSFFMNVNDQVREVCRQLAGDPRLKGGYNAMGFSQGGQFLRAVAQRCPSPPMLTLISVGGQHQGVFGFPRCPGESSHVCDWIRRALALGAYTPAVQEHLVQAEYWHDPLKEEDYRKNSIFLADINQERGINETYKKNLMALKKFVMVKFLNDTMVDPPISEWFGFYKSGQAKETVPLQETVLYTEDRLGLQQMDKAGKLVFLGVKGDHLHFSEEWFYTTILPFLQ, encoded by the exons ATGGCGGCCCCCCGCCTCCTTCCTGCCCACACCGGCCCCGCAGCTCTCCCTGCCGACCTCCCGCACCGCCGCCCGCACGGGCCGCGTCCCGGCCGGGCCCCGCTAAGGGCGGATGGCGGCGGATGCAGCCGGCACGGCCGGGCCGCGGCCCGCGGCCGCCACCACTCACCGCCATGGCGGGGGCGGGGAAGAGAcggcgccgcgccgccgcgggGCCTTATGGGGCGGCGCGAGCCACGGCGCCGCCTGGTGGCGCGGAGCGCGCGCGGCCGGTTGCCGGGTAACGGCGCGGAGCGCGCGCGGCCGCTTTGGCCCTGGGGCGCGCGGGGACGGCCCTCGGCCGCCTCGGCACCGG GAGACAGCTGCTGCAACCCACAGAGCATGGGCTACATCAAGAGAATAGTGGAGAAGAAGATACCGGGGATTTACGTTCTGTCTCTCAAGATCGGAAACAACCTGGTTCAG GATGTGGAGAACAGCTTCTTCATGAACGTGAACGACCAAGTGAGAGAGGtgtgcaggcagctggcagGGGACCCACGCCTGAAGGGAGGCTACAACGCCATGGGCTTCTCCCAGGGAGGACAGTTCCT gcGGGCAGTGGCCCAGAGGTGCCCTTCTCCCCCCATGCTCACCCTGATCTCTGTGGGAGGGCAGCACCAAG GGGTGTTTGGCTTCCCGCGCTGTCCCGGCGAGAGCTCCCACGTGTGCGACTGGATCCGCCGGGCGCTGGCCCTGGGCGCCTACACCCCGGCCGTGCAGGAGCA cttGGTACAAGCAGAGTATTGGCATGACCCCCTGAAGGAGGAGGACTACAGGAAAAACAGCATCTTTTTGGCTGACATCAATCAGGAGAGG GGCATCAATGAGACATACAAGAAAAACCTGATGGCTCTGAAGAAGTTTGTGATGGTGAAGTTCCTCAACGACACCATGGTCGACCCCCCGATCTCTGAG tggtttgggttttaCAAGAGTGGCCAAGCCAAGGAGACCGTCCCGCTGCAGGAGACTGTGCTGTACACAGAG gatcgcctggggctgcagcagatgGACAAAGCAGGAAAGCTGGTGTTCCTGGGGGTGAAAGGGGATCACCTCCACTTCTCAGAAGAGTGGTTTTACACCACTATCCTCCCCTTCCTGCAGTGA